The following are from one region of the Schistocerca cancellata isolate TAMUIC-IGC-003103 chromosome 11, iqSchCanc2.1, whole genome shotgun sequence genome:
- the LOC126108405 gene encoding sugar transporter SWEET1-like, whose product MLRANRAIMLLNLGYLACYWYYCDDRPLFYRTLTRATVLAAGLLTYARLEDPAVVEFRFGAILTVLFFFLVASPLFSLREIIRTRNSISIPLPMVLSGTVVTLLWLLYGVMIGSAFLIFQNVIVLVLSVAQLGLVIIYPRTLPPEESKGIDYL is encoded by the coding sequence ATGCTGCGCGCCAACCGCGCCATCATGCTGCTCAACCTGGGCTACCTGGCTTGCTACTGGTACTACTGTGACGACCGGCCCCTGTTCTACCGAACACTGACCAGAGCCACCGTCCTGGCTGCGGGTCTGCTCACCTACGCCCGGCTCGAGGACCCCGCGGTGGTCGAGTTCCGGTTCGGTGCGATCCTCACTGTGCTGTTCTTCTTCCTAGTCGCCTCACCACTCTTCTCACTGAGAGAGATCATCAGGACCAGGAACAGCATCAGCATACCACTGCCGATGGTCCTCTCGGGTACCGTTGTAACCCTACTGTGGCTGCTTTATGGGGTGATGATTGGAAGTGCTTTTCTGATTTTCCAGAATGTGATTGTTTTGGTCTTATCAGTGGCCCAGTTGGGTCTGGTTATCATTTACCCGAGGACTCTGCCACCTGAGGAGAGCAAAGGCATTGACTATCTTTGA